GACGGATTCTCCATCGCAGAAGCGACTGCTGTCCTGCCGGATCAAAGCCTAGGTGGCTTTATCACGCTGACGGCTCCAACTCTCACGCTGAGCGATTTTGAATACACCCAAGGTAGCCAACCAAGCGGTACCTTAAGTCTTACCGCGGGATCCGCTGCTCTCTATCCATCCAGCTCCGGGTTGACTACGCAATTGTCGGACGTTTCCGGCAGCCTAGACCCTGTTTCCGAGACCTTTAGTTTTTCAGCTGGAAGCTTAACATCCGCGGTTGGAGAAGCCTTCCAACTGGATGCATCAAGCGTTTCGATCGCTTATGATGCAAATGGCGGGGCTTCGCAAACAATCGCCACCATCGGATCCGCTACGGTCACAACGCCGCTTATCGCTGGACTCGATTCTGCCACGCTGAGCAATGTAGTTTTGCGAGCAAATGGTATGTCGATTGGTAGCTTTACGCTCGAGCCCGTTGCTGAGGCGAGCGTAGGCATTGGCGATTTCGTATCGTTTAGCGGCGTCGTGTTCGAAGTAGCAAACTTCGATATGTCCTACGATTCTGGAGACGTTAGCTTTAGCGGTTCTGTTTCACTTGGAGCCGATGCGGTGAGTCTCTTCCCGAGCGCGTCTTCATTTCTCTCTGCGACCCTTAGTGATGCCACGATCGGCTTTGATTTTGTGGGAGTCAATCCGAGCGGCGACATGGCACTGTCAGCATCCAGCCTAACGGTTGACCTTGGCGAAGCGATACGTGTGCAGACAGGAGCCTTCACGATTGCCCCGAATTCCTCTTCAGCGAATACGATTTCGAGCGCTACGGTTTCTTCACCGTTGGTGACCGGATTCAATAATGGAACCGTTTCAGATGTCCAACTTACGGATACTGGAATCTCGATCGGATCGGTGACGCTCTCCCCAGACGAAGGAGAAGCGGTTACGATTGACGACTTTATATCGATTTCCGGTGCCTCGCTTGTAGTTGAGAACCTAGTGATCGACACTGCTTCCGATACACCCATCTCGGGGTCGATCACGCTGAGTTCTTCCAGCGTTTCTCTCTACCCGCAAAGTTCGATTGTCAGCGGTGCATTGAGTGGAGTGACAGCGGTCTTTGATCTATCTGGATCCAATCCGACAGGGGATCTAGCGATATCAGCAGATGCTCTCTCATTGACGATTGGGGATGCCTTGGAGATAGCCGCTACTTCAGTGGTTCTAACTCCCGGTGAAACGGTGATTCTCACCATCGCGGAAGCGACCGCCAGCTCGCCTATGTTCGCTGAGTTGGAATCTGTCGCTCTGCAAGACCTCGCTTTGACCCAGACCGGATTCTCGATTTCGACCTTAAGTCTGGGTCCGGAAGGCGGGATGACGGTGAGTTACGATGATGTGATGACCTTGGATGGCGTGGCGTTGTCGGTTAGCAATTTTGAGTATGATGTCGATAGCGGCATTAGCGGTGACATCGGTCTGTCGGTATCAGGGCTGCAGCTGTATCCAAATTCTACCGCTTTTGAGGTATCGGTAGTCGACCCAGCTGTTTCGATAGACTTAGAGGGAGATGGTGGATTAACGATAACTGCTTCGGCGTTCAGTTTGCGGATTGGCGATGCCTTGGTTTTGAGCGCTACGGATGTAGAGCTAACGCCTTCAGAAAATACGATTCTTACTCTTGCTAGCGCGGTGGCGACTTCGCCTTCAATGAGCGGTGCCGGACAGGCCATAATTACTGATGCAGAATTCACTCGTGACGGATTCTCGCTCGGAAGTTTCGTACTTGGAACTTCAGGACAGACGCTTGAGTTCGGAGCTGTCAATCTGGAGGGCGCTCAGGTGTACGCGGATGGCTTCACCTTTGATTATGGTACAGGAGAGATCTCGGGTACTCTTGGCATTTCTGCCACCGGAATGCAGCTCTATCCCGGAGCTTCGCAGATGGAAAGTGAAGTAACTGGCTTGTCCGTTGAGTATTCGTTTGATGATGACGCATGGCAGATCGCCGCTTCGACTTTCGCATTGCAGATAGGAGAATCCCTGCGAATTGAGGCGAGCGATGTTGTGATCACACCGAATGATGAGGTGATTCTCACTGTTTCCACCGCTACGGTATCCTCGCCTTCCATGACTGGTCTTGGAACGGCGACTCTTGAAAATTTCGTTGTCTCTCAAAATGGATTTACCCTGGGTAGCTTCTCCTTTGGGCAGGATCCGACGTCTACCTCTCGTATGGGGGATGCCATCGAGCTGACCGGTGTTCAGCTTGTGGTCACGAATTTTGAATACGAATACGTAGAGGGAGAAGGTTCGATCGCGGCGGGTGGAATCGGCCTGTCCGCAGTTGGCTTAGCGCTCTTCCCTGACTCCAACGCGTTCACGACTGAAGTGACTGATCTGGCGATGAGTTACGATCTCTCCGGAAATGGCGAACTGGTCATCACAGCGGGAACCTTTGCCTTAGAGATTGGTACGGCCTTGAGACTAGACGCGGAGGATATCGTCATCACTCCGGACCGTGAAACGATTTTGACCATCGGCACTGCGGTGGCGAGCTCGCCCGCCTTGTCTGGAATGACTGCGGAGCTCGAGGGGCTCGTGATTACTCGCGAAGGATTTTCGATCGATGCGCTCGATTTGACGCCTGTTCCCGGAGCTACCTTGAGTCTTGGCGGAGTGGCAACTTTGACTGGAGCCAGTATCGGGGTGCGTGATTTTGTCTACACTGCGAGCGATAATCAGATCACTGGCAGTATCGCGTTGGGAGCGCAGGAGCTGACGCTTTTCCCTGGCAATTCTGCCTTCACGGCGGTCGCTACCGATATCGTGGGCACTTTCCCGATCGATGGTTCGTCAATTGGCGGAATGACTTTGGAGGTCGGGAATTTAGAGATCGAGGTGGGCGGTTTGTTGCACTTCTCGGCGACCGATTTGGTGATTACCCCGGAGGGCTCTACGATCGTGACCGTTGGGGATGTATCCGCAGCTTTGACCCTTGGCTCAACGACGATCGCCGCTGAGGGCGGGAACTTCTCGATCCTGGCCGATGGTTCTTTCCAAGCGAACGAGGGATTCTATGTGGGGCTTGATCTCTCGACCGGTCCAGCAGCCTTGGCGATGCCATCTTGGCTTGGGTTTAGAATTACGGAGCTCGCACTTATTTGGCCGGACTTCAATGGAGCAGTGGATGAGTTCTACGTTCGCGTGAGCGCCGAAGTAACCGGAATCGCCGGACAGTCGTTTGCGGTGACCGGTGCTGTGAGCGACATGTTGATTGATCCTAGCTTGGTGGCTGCGGGCAAGATGGGGATTGTCGATGTGGGAGCGGTTTCCGTGACCATCGGCGGGGCAATGTTTGGCGGCGAGGCGAGTGGATCGCTGGCTCTTGGCGTGGTTCGTCTCGATGCGGATGGCAACCAAATCGCAACTGGCGATGTGACGACGGAAGTAGCAAGCAGCGTATTCTATGGAGGAATACGGGCGACTTTCTCCATGGGCGGTGTCAACGGATTTAGTATCTCGATCGGCCTCTCTGAGCTCGGCCCCATAAACGTCTACATTTCTTCTGGGTTCCCGATCATCCTGGATCCGACTTCAGGTTTGGCCTTAACCAATATCCGAGGCGGGGTGTTGTTCAACACGACCATCCCAGATGTGACGGATGCGTTTGAGCTTCGCGGGGCTGCTTTCCAGCCGCAGGGTGAGCTGACTGATGCTCAGTGGCTAGAGATGCTTGAAGGCTCGGTGGTCAATGCGGCCCGAGCTCCTCCTGGCGAGGGAGCGAACTGGGATGCGTTTAACCAGTCCATGCGCATGGAGCTTGGAGCCACGCTCTACTCTGCCAATGCTTCGACCAATGCCTTCCGCGCGGATGTGGATCTGATCTTCGATTCCAATGGAAAGCTAGTCATCGCGGGCGACTTCACCTTTGGCAATTCCGCAACGATTGGCGGCTGGCTCTACACGGACTTGACCAGTCTGGAAGGAGGATCTTTGGACATGGTCTTCTTGGCCGATCAACCGAAGGATCTTCCTGTCTTCACCGTTTACGGTAACTTGTCGATCGAGTTCAGCCGAGTCGATGGCCAAGCGATTACCTCCGAGAATTTGGCGGACAGTGTTACCTTCTCGCTGACCGATGGCGGCATGATCTTGTCGGCCCTGGGAATGGTGGAAGTTAAGTTCTCCGGAAACGTGGAGATGAGCTATTCGGAAGGGCAGCTTGACCTGGTGTTTGACGGTACGGTGGACTTGCCGCTATTGGATAATGCTCTTGTAGGGGCTGGGGAACTACACGTGGTTGACCCCTCTAGCGATACCCCGACCATTTGGGGAGCGATTGTAGTCGAGCCCGATTTTTCAGCCCTCGATCAGTTAGGTCTGAGCCTCGAAGGTTTCGCTATGCTGCGGATCAATAGCACGCTGAGCGAAAAATCGGTTTCGCTAGCGGTGCCAGGTCACGAGGACCCGATCGAGTTCGATCTGCCAAGCCTCTCGGCAGGGCTCTATGTCTACGATGCAAAAGCGAGCTTCCAACAAGGTGGACAGGACTGGTTCCGTATCGAAGGTGAACTTTCGCTCGAAATTACACCGACTCACCTAGAGGCGTTTGTAATTGGCGATCTTTTTGTCGGACCGGAAGGGGCGGAGACGCTTACCTTTAATGCGATCGGATTCATGCGAATCGCTCCGGAAGGGATGGCGGCCAAGATAGGTCTCACGATGCAGGGCGAGTGGCTCGGTGCCGAGATGGGCATCGAGATAGGCGATGGGGTGACCTACCTGCTTGAGCTGAATACGACTGGCAGTGAGGTGACCTATACGATGCCAGATAGTGTAGCGGGGCATAATGTCGATCCGATCGAAGGTTCGTCGACCCTTACCATTTCGGCGGCTGCCCCCGGGCGAGATGCAGGATCGTATTTGCTGTTTCGCATGAATGGCACTCTGACGCTCCTCGGATCGATGACTTTGGAAGGCGAGCATCAGGTTTTGGTGACTCCAGATTCTTTGGAATTGAGTACTGACTCTCAGCTGGTGATGCGGGCGGGCTCTACAGTGGTTGCCAAGTGGAATGCCAAGGGCGGTATTTATCTAGGGGATACAGGTGCAGCGGCCGCTTTGGAAATCCAATTGAGTCAGAATCCGAGCGGATCCGGTTTCTCCATGGGTGGCGATTTCACCTTGTTCTTCAACGCAACGGGTGAGGCTCTTACGGTAGGCGGGTACGACCTGGAAGCAGGCTATTTCCTCCGGGTTCGACTTGATGGATACCTGTCGGTGCAAGGGATGCGTTTAGAGGGCATATTTGGATTTGTCATAAGCGATTCGAAAGTCGCCATCTCGGTAGATGCGACGCTTGCGTTGACCTCTGGTGGCAATGTGGTCTTCGGCTTCGATGTGTTGGGAGCCATGCAGGTGGATAAATATGGTCTAGCGGCGGCGTTCGATATTACGATTACTGAGAACAAGCTGTCCGAGATCGGGGCGGGACTTACTCCTTCGTTTGCTCCAACTGGTAAACTTCGCATCAATACAACCAATCGCGCTTTCAGTCTCGATGGCGTCTCATTGAGCAAGGGCGTCTATGCAGAAGTCACCTTAAGCGGATCGCTGAAGATCGAGAGCGCTATCTTATTGGAAGGCGACTTCACGGTTAGTGTAAGCAACTCGATTCTCGGGCTCGCGGTGGACGGCGACCTTAAGGTGCTAGTGCCCGGTTCAACGGTCACCGCGTTCAAAGCGAGCGTCGATGGCTATATGCAGATTCGCTCCAACGGTCTGCTGGCAGCGATCAACGTGAGCATGAGCAACTCCGTTCCTAGCGCCCTTGGATTCTCTTTGAGTGGATCGAGTAGTGCTCAACTACGGATCAACACCACGCCAAACACCCGTTCCGTAACGGTAGGGGGAAAACGGGTACGCATGAGTGCTGGTACCGTAGAGTTCTCTTTCAAGGCCAAGCTCAAGGCAGGAGCCTTCACCTTCAATGCCAACATCCTCGTGGAACAACGCGGCAGGTCGTCGCTCAAGCTTTCGTTGAGTGGCAAGATAAAGATCTTCTCCACCAACATGAATCTGGGCTCCGGATGGATCATTATTTACCGAAACGGTACGGTGGGCAAATTCACCCTTAATCTTCCCTCGGGCAAGAAATTGGGCGTATCCAATATCTTCGAAGTAAAGGGTAAGTTTAAGCTGACCTTCAATACGAGAAGCAGTGAATCGTTTGGAATTTCTGCGAGTTCTTTCCAGGTCGATGTCTCCAAGACGACAGTAACAGTCGGTGGTTTGAAACTATCGGGTAGCCTGCAGATCAAGGCGAGTGGAAGCGCCTCGAACCCAAGCTTTAAGATCACGATTCCGAAAAGCGATCCTTTGAAGCTCGATGTCCTCGGGATTGCGACCGTGGGAATTTACGGCTCATTGAGTTCAAGCGGAAAGGTAAGTCTATCTGGAACAGCGAACTTTAAACTCGGATCCAAAAAATACGTTCGACTCGATGGAAAGGTGACAGTGTCAATCGGAAGCAACACCAGTGTCGCTTTCAGTGGAAAGCTGTACCTCTTTGGCAAAACAGTAGGCTCTATCAATCAGAAGTTCGGTGTTTCGAGCGGCAAGGTGAAGGGTTTCAGCTTCAAGAAGAGCGTCAATATTGGTGTGAAGGGCTACAGCATCAAGGTGAATGGGAAGCTGAAGTTTTCCGTCGGTGGCAAGGGCATCAAGGTCGATGGCAAAGTGAAGGCAAAGTTCTGGGGGAAGAACATCACATTTACGGTGAAGGCTCAGGCGGGCCCGAGCTACAGTGAATGGTTCTCGCTGAAGGGAGAATTTAAATACAAGAAGAAGTTCGGCTTTGCCGGGGCCAGCGTAACCGGTTCATTCACTGCCACGGTTTATTTCCATAGCAATGTCAGCAAGTCTTACATCAAGGGTAAGGGTAAGCTGACGGTTAAGTTGGAGACCTACTGGAAGACCTACAAGACGAGCAAAAGCTTCAGCGTGACCATCAAGATGAACGGATCGTTCAGCGTGAAGGTTAAGATGCCATGGTGGCTGCCTGATATCAAATTCAAGGGCGACCTCGGAAAATCACTTCGCTCCAGCGGCTCTGATCTCGTAGGAGGCTATGGATTTGTGGATACGGAAGGTGATGGTACCTGGTCTTCCGGCGACATTTGGATCCCAGTCGACGAGAGCGGCGAGCTCTCCTATGAGATAGGCGATCCGCTGACTTGGGTCGTGGGCGATGGATACGGATTCTACGATGAGAATGACAATGGTGTTTGGGATCAGCTCACTGAAGCGCGCGTTTATCTTGATGCAGATGGCACCTTGCCTGATCTGATTGAATTGGCCCAAACGGACACAATCGCCTTTGATCCTGATTCAGATCTAGGGTTGCTGGCAGCATACGGACTTTTGGACGAGGAAGGCACTTACGTTGGAGGACTTGATTCGGAGTTGGGTCAAATCGCGGTGATTGGTGGTTCGTTCGCCGAATATGATGACGATGGAAACGAGACACTGACCGCCAACGAAGGTGTCGTCTACCTCGACAACGAAGTAATCGGCTCAACCGACTTGGTAGGTGAAGGTCAAATCGTGTTCTTCGACACAAACGGAAATGGAGTCGTCGATGACTTCGAGGTACAGGTTGTAGCGGATGAAGAAGGCAACTACGCCTTCGCGACTGAAACGCCAGAACCAGAGATCAAGGATCTCGGCTTGCTCGCACTCTACGATACGAACGGCAACGGAGTACTCGATCCGAGCGAGGGTAGCTTGGTAATCACCGGCGGTACTGACAGAAACACCGGGGAGGTTTCCTCCGCAGTCTTGAGCATCGATGGATCCGC
This genomic interval from Pelagicoccus albus contains the following:
- a CDS encoding LEPR-XLL domain-containing protein, which gives rise to MKNDRQTYAGDFQLEALEPRVLLDAAWVDLDGGDWSDGANWSGGTVPVAGENVVIPDLNEGASITVGASVEVGSISVSGGAISIENGATMTVNSGGTISGDAAIEVADGELDLTGGDLTVQDSAQITVASGAAWTIGRVSTVTLNNTASVTNAGTITVAGQFQDGASSASTSYLQQSGGLYLTGPPISTTGLIDLFDPAQGVTTSGGSVTGWTNLGTGIDVLTSDNEATVVDGPNGSTMIHFNNSFNEGGLSFEASDESSLSSNGYFAFAVIRADWTVDGMGSSYPHILMAQDAQQVPLQWVQSTNEFQSKANPIATRPSFDGDTIAGSGETFVILAEILPTVQRLYVNGVIVSEVFNTVASFDFDANTIWEIGNAYTGDIGHVAIYDGSTALQYINKTGEALAGIYDVSWSRLETEVIPSRTGLDEGSAFRLGGTMVFEGGVIDGTGTIGANVIELGENVTVTTSGYTGHNGLGDLIFDASTSMTARGVFELKTSGDADRVSLISFTGTGTYDLREATGKMVSVDSPLSIGITKWVVEADNTDMLVDGVLLGSVEPIWGDGTTENPLIKVNYYNSGRVLRTRVAARDMDTYVFTGAVDNTIRDVGNWTVDGLPAANWPSPGSNIVIPEGTTVDTADIVWAFNSIVINGTFLANGAKISIRDADASSIGPNGTYTSTNGSSLSFSTGSTLSVEGTLEVGTASITTLLTPATILLGSGATLNVGSGELDLSGGLIGTGTVTAANTTIDTVLKPGGDDSAGTLSFVGDVTLSAGLTTTIDIIDSSTHDVVAVSGNIDYAGTLVLNVVGTPVLTSEDQIAFVTAATSSDLGHSVSVVGGALESLVPNGGGLTAVVTTETSLSSTLRSDLAGLQSLTRQFGSFFNLDAITGSSSPELAVLPSSLDDLFDLDAVLSSVTLPTFTASSSLTDLATTLIAAGYTIDFISGGATVGETIIPDAPEGSSSLIQIRYDVTLASGLTVDGGFAGDSFNGSTPELMQGLSDSTSLSGSIAWTASLGAALIFGVDGDGFFVSADSALVLAAAGSGTISGSGQIGNKTSVSLTGNAEADLSVRLALNTASGTYQLSELDGLLADFLAPTVSGTASVDAQFTVGGLTLDYAGDYSVTEDFAARTTDTSVSGTLTGSFALPGLTVSGTDTEATVAVTGSYDAGEGNWTLSGTFTDLDLNGLSVSSGTVSVVLDSADLSGSASMTLEPGFIGADSGQATVAISATFDADSGSITGTASLADLIVESNTGESLLIADQAELSVNLSIDFVNNELSGSIALTAEAASLSPDSSYTASLTDGEDVDSYAVEVSYDTESQVIGFTFDVLTIVAPSVFRVAVNGVSASYDRTAGSGSQTLATISDATIDVVALENASGTDPPSPSITTSQFVLRSDGFSIAEATAVLPDQSLGGFITLTAPTLTLSDFEYTQGSQPSGTLSLTAGSAALYPSSSGLTTQLSDVSGSLDPVSETFSFSAGSLTSAVGEAFQLDASSVSIAYDANGGASQTIATIGSATVTTPLIAGLDSATLSNVVLRANGMSIGSFTLEPVAEASVGIGDFVSFSGVVFEVANFDMSYDSGDVSFSGSVSLGADAVSLFPSASSFLSATLSDATIGFDFVGVNPSGDMALSASSLTVDLGEAIRVQTGAFTIAPNSSSANTISSATVSSPLVTGFNNGTVSDVQLTDTGISIGSVTLSPDEGEAVTIDDFISISGASLVVENLVIDTASDTPISGSITLSSSSVSLYPQSSIVSGALSGVTAVFDLSGSNPTGDLAISADALSLTIGDALEIAATSVVLTPGETVILTIAEATASSPMFAELESVALQDLALTQTGFSISTLSLGPEGGMTVSYDDVMTLDGVALSVSNFEYDVDSGISGDIGLSVSGLQLYPNSTAFEVSVVDPAVSIDLEGDGGLTITASAFSLRIGDALVLSATDVELTPSENTILTLASAVATSPSMSGAGQAIITDAEFTRDGFSLGSFVLGTSGQTLEFGAVNLEGAQVYADGFTFDYGTGEISGTLGISATGMQLYPGASQMESEVTGLSVEYSFDDDAWQIAASTFALQIGESLRIEASDVVITPNDEVILTVSTATVSSPSMTGLGTATLENFVVSQNGFTLGSFSFGQDPTSTSRMGDAIELTGVQLVVTNFEYEYVEGEGSIAAGGIGLSAVGLALFPDSNAFTTEVTDLAMSYDLSGNGELVITAGTFALEIGTALRLDAEDIVITPDRETILTIGTAVASSPALSGMTAELEGLVITREGFSIDALDLTPVPGATLSLGGVATLTGASIGVRDFVYTASDNQITGSIALGAQELTLFPGNSAFTAVATDIVGTFPIDGSSIGGMTLEVGNLEIEVGGLLHFSATDLVITPEGSTIVTVGDVSAALTLGSTTIAAEGGNFSILADGSFQANEGFYVGLDLSTGPAALAMPSWLGFRITELALIWPDFNGAVDEFYVRVSAEVTGIAGQSFAVTGAVSDMLIDPSLVAAGKMGIVDVGAVSVTIGGAMFGGEASGSLALGVVRLDADGNQIATGDVTTEVASSVFYGGIRATFSMGGVNGFSISIGLSELGPINVYISSGFPIILDPTSGLALTNIRGGVLFNTTIPDVTDAFELRGAAFQPQGELTDAQWLEMLEGSVVNAARAPPGEGANWDAFNQSMRMELGATLYSANASTNAFRADVDLIFDSNGKLVIAGDFTFGNSATIGGWLYTDLTSLEGGSLDMVFLADQPKDLPVFTVYGNLSIEFSRVDGQAITSENLADSVTFSLTDGGMILSALGMVEVKFSGNVEMSYSEGQLDLVFDGTVDLPLLDNALVGAGELHVVDPSSDTPTIWGAIVVEPDFSALDQLGLSLEGFAMLRINSTLSEKSVSLAVPGHEDPIEFDLPSLSAGLYVYDAKASFQQGGQDWFRIEGELSLEITPTHLEAFVIGDLFVGPEGAETLTFNAIGFMRIAPEGMAAKIGLTMQGEWLGAEMGIEIGDGVTYLLELNTTGSEVTYTMPDSVAGHNVDPIEGSSTLTISAAAPGRDAGSYLLFRMNGTLTLLGSMTLEGEHQVLVTPDSLELSTDSQLVMRAGSTVVAKWNAKGGIYLGDTGAAAALEIQLSQNPSGSGFSMGGDFTLFFNATGEALTVGGYDLEAGYFLRVRLDGYLSVQGMRLEGIFGFVISDSKVAISVDATLALTSGGNVVFGFDVLGAMQVDKYGLAAAFDITITENKLSEIGAGLTPSFAPTGKLRINTTNRAFSLDGVSLSKGVYAEVTLSGSLKIESAILLEGDFTVSVSNSILGLAVDGDLKVLVPGSTVTAFKASVDGYMQIRSNGLLAAINVSMSNSVPSALGFSLSGSSSAQLRINTTPNTRSVTVGGKRVRMSAGTVEFSFKAKLKAGAFTFNANILVEQRGRSSLKLSLSGKIKIFSTNMNLGSGWIIIYRNGTVGKFTLNLPSGKKLGVSNIFEVKGKFKLTFNTRSSESFGISASSFQVDVSKTTVTVGGLKLSGSLQIKASGSASNPSFKITIPKSDPLKLDVLGIATVGIYGSLSSSGKVSLSGTANFKLGSKKYVRLDGKVTVSIGSNTSVAFSGKLYLFGKTVGSINQKFGVSSGKVKGFSFKKSVNIGVKGYSIKVNGKLKFSVGGKGIKVDGKVKAKFWGKNITFTVKAQAGPSYSEWFSLKGEFKYKKKFGFAGASVTGSFTATVYFHSNVSKSYIKGKGKLTVKLETYWKTYKTSKSFSVTIKMNGSFSVKVKMPWWLPDIKFKGDLGKSLRSSGSDLVGGYGFVDTEGDGTWSSGDIWIPVDESGELSYEIGDPLTWVVGDGYGFYDENDNGVWDQLTEARVYLDADGTLPDLIELAQTDTIAFDPDSDLGLLAAYGLLDEEGTYVGGLDSELGQIAVIGGSFAEYDDDGNETLTANEGVVYLDNEVIGSTDLVGEGQIVFFDTNGNGVVDDFEVQVVADEEGNYAFATETPEPEIKDLGLLALYDTNGNGVLDPSEGSLVITGGTDRNTGEVSSAVLSIDGSALAAGASVVTPLTPVITAISSQGGLDYETASALLGLALGIPDTVELANFDPSSEDAGTAEGSEVLRAMSQVESLLKTGSKLLSEASGGALASSDANSALLDALAQEILNNDGSLDLTDAATVSAIIANAASGFNFDVAASSLDAVAIVTAALNSAAVGYAANSVNVIRDLARIDLVIADSVYGEIPTLLQDASATDGFVQSHTGAALETLLANAALVEAEPPVLQPIENPSMDEIEEGSTLVGLDIDAGLTPIQRLSVAVETSNSDLLPEGSIEVLFNGEAWTLVVTPVDGVLGSSEVTVTVSDGESVSTQTFTYAVSEELPPAVDSPVVDSLAPTNAVAGEEIYYLIETVAGTEGASVVITPVSEIPAWMTFVDNGDGTASLTGTPSADLLDEEGLGPQLDFRFTVTDSAGGVAEHAFSVIVSETELIPLPDLEDFEMPDAIVGQSYSVTLRYDSLDWAGFTVSAENLPAWLSLQDNGDGSITLIGTPELSDVENSVFRMVIQDEFGQSKMEEISLLVAEELVIDVVDSIETRQDTTTSVVLTIEGDDSNQGELTITSDNEDLLPTTGLRLTGSGSQRILSITPVAGEIGTATLTLSYTLDGRTVTETILVTVNAVDKPVVVNNELPIVTRPVGEATLVYDLSAVFGGTNEEVTYEVVSVSDSLLVTSAVIEDGRLVVTLAGDRAGLAEVQVVASTIGAASGTVLTASSSLRFNIVPSTTVSGPFFTRDSAGRSFANFYVELDATVNQSVSVDFATLEGSAVAGVDYLATSGTVIIPAGSSSGMISIQMLKYNFRDELTFGISLGKSLGTSIGDTDTGEVEIPVDHVLLYNLNENASTVQIELRLSFFGYTSYQIGDSQSAEEDSAFATLAVRSASTESVSFADTARVGTIGQGLVESVSLSKGSRLLAATSLEALSAPTL